The following proteins are co-located in the Apium graveolens cultivar Ventura chromosome 5, ASM990537v1, whole genome shotgun sequence genome:
- the LOC141659727 gene encoding uncharacterized protein LOC141659727 gives MDDDLSQWITLPKYSTPYIKGIKDFLENAFPKFSVGDEMLCPCKNCRNGKWHTQDLIYDHLICHGPCPLYANWICEVSSKDHRIDIERAENMGFEDSFTFGDNLDEIFHRTNDTTGPNDDAKKFYGHLEEGKQPLYPGCKKFSRLSFIIRLYSLKCIHGISESGFGDLLELIKDAFPEAHIPLSFNASKNVIKDLGLDYQRIHACPNNCMLFWAENEKEENCKTCGASRWVVVEKKGAVDNNGKKLIHKVPANVMRYFPLKKRLQRMFMSKELSELMLWHAKGRKKDGKLRHPADAEAWKALDARYPQFSSENRNIRLGLAADGFNPFCTMNISHNTWPIILVNYNIPPWLCMKQENLILSTLISGPESPKNNIDVFMQPLIAELNELWEVGIETYDALTDHTFNLRASLLWTISDFPGLAMLSGWSTKGRLAFPVCNYETSSMYLKHSRKMCYMDHRRFLHPEHPWRLDKRKFNGQIELRGCPEVLTGTDIEELLAGFVNHFGGKKPEKKRKRQKNKIKSNSPFKKKSIFFDLPYWKHNVSRHNLDVMHIEKNVCDKVLGTLLNIAGKTKDHIAARLDLQELGIRKVLHPVLSSDGKHLEIRAAIFDMTNEEKDLFCSVLKNAKFPYGSASNISRCVHMKERKVSGYKSHDAHFFMHYLLQFAVKKSLKPEVAVPFIRLGAFLRGIWSKVIDLSDLKRLQTEIIEIICQFETIFIQAFFDVMVHLLIHLCQEIVFGGPAHVRSMWPIERYLNKLKSYVRNRSKPEGCIAEGYLAEECLIFCSRFLGGHGGSKFTKAAKFESFPEKVEFPIGSRRNKDGKAVNLVEVEWMAIHRYILFNCGNKEIDSLIEEHRILIEGQAKSKRYNREREHSEDFWKWMKGEVGKKDNISKELEVLAMGPNQSAKKYSGYVLNGYRFHTKYRDAKCTTQNSGVFLTALTTSFASSKDQNPLVGDVNYYGAIEEIFEVDYWGEFSVVVFKCCWYKEEKDLYGLTRVNFNRLCQKSDPYVLASQVQQVFYVEDPTEKMMYNVIKKLPRDWCDVEAENANEEAGDPVLHDLHTSVPLEIDTDINWCRDDVPTRQVPIKARINEETT, from the exons ATGGACGATGATCTAAGTCAATGGATAACCCTTCCAAAATACAGTACACCTTACATTAAGGGGATAAAGGATTTTTTAGAAAATGCATTTCCCAAATTTTCCGTAGGCGATGAAATGTTGTGCCCTTGCAAGAATTGTAGAAATGGCAAGtggcatactcaagatcttattTATGATCATCTTATTTGTCATGGCCCTTGTCCATTGTATGCGAATTGGATTTGTGAGGTTTCGAGCAAAGATCATAGGATAGATATTGAACGGGCAGAAAATATGGGTTTTGAAGATTCCTTTACCTTCGGAGATAATTTGGACGAGATATTCCATCGTACTAATGATACTACTGGACCGAATGATGATGCCAAAAAATTTTATGGCCATCTTGAAGAAGGAAAGCAGCCCTTATATCCGGGCTGCAAAAAATTTTCCCGCTTAAGTTTTATCATTAGGCTGTACTCTTTAAAGTGCATTCATGGGATTTCGGAGTCGGGTTTCGGGGATTTATTAGAGCTGATAAAAGATGCTTTTCCAGAAGCACACATTCCTTTGTCTTTTAATGCGTCAAAGAATGTTATTAAAGATTTAGGGCTCGATTATCAAAGGATACACGCCTGCCCCAATAATTGTATGCTGTTTTGGGctgaaaatgaaaaagaagaaaattgtAAAACTTGCGGTGCTTCAAGGTGGGTCGTAGTGGAAAAAAAAGGCGCCGTGGACAATAATGGGAAGAAGTTAATTCACAAGGTCCCGGCAAACGTGATGCGCTACTTTCCACTCAAAAAAAGGTTGCAACGCATGTTTATGAGCAAAGAGTTATCAGAACTGATGTTATGGCATGCAAAAGGTCGAAAAAAGGACGGCAAACTTCGACATCCCGCTGATGCAGAGGCTTGGAAGGCATTGGATGCTCGTTATCCTCAATTTTCATCCGAGAACAGAAACATCAGATTGGGCCTAGCCGCTGATGGTTTCAATCCTTTTTGTACTATGAACATAAGTCATAATACTTGGCCAATTATTTTGGTTAACTACAACATTCCCCCCTGGCTGTGTATGAAGCAAGAGAATCTAATTCTCTCGACACTCATATCTGGTCCCGAGTCTCCGAAGAATAATATAGATGTCTTCATGCAACCTTTAATTGCTGAACTGAATGAGCTGTGGGAAGTAGGCATTGAGACTTATGATGCCCTTACTGACCATACTTTCAACTTGCGCGCTTCTTTACTTTGGACAATCAGTGATTTTCCCGGGCTAGCAATGCTATCTGGATGGAGCACAAAAGGAAGACTAGCTTTTCCAGTTTGCAATTATGAAACATCCTCTATGTACCTAAAACATAGTCGGAAAATGTGTTACATGGACCATAGGAGATTTCTCCATCCCGAACACCCATGGAGGCTTGATAAAAGAAAATTTAATGGTCAAATTGAATTGAGAGGTTGTCCAGAGGTTCTAACTGGAACAGACATTGAAGAATTATTGGCAGGATTTGTAAATCATTTTGGGGGGAAGAAACcagagaagaaaagaaagcgccAAAAAAATAAGATTAAGTCGAATTCGCCTTTCAAGAAAAAATCAATATTCTTTGATCTGCCTTACTGGAAGCACAATGTTTCTCGACATAACCTTGATGTTATGCACATCGAGAAGAATGTGTGTGATAAAGTACTTGGCACATTGCTCAATATTGCTGGAAAAACAAAAGACCATATAGCAGCTCGCCTAGATTTGCAAGAACTTGGCATCAGAAAGGTCCTCCATCCTGTTCTATCAAGTGACGGGAAACACCTTGAAATAAGGGCTGCGATATTCGACATGACAAATGAAGAGAAAGATTTATTCTGCTCTGTCCTTAAAAATGCTAAATTCCCATATGGAAGTGCCTCTAATATCAGCCGGTGTGTGCACATGAAGGAGAGAAAGGTATCTGGCTATAAGAGTCATGATGCTCACTTTTTCATGCACTACTTATTACAATTTGCAGTGAAGAAATCTTTGAAACCGGAGGTTGCAGTCCCTTTTATCAGATTAGGGGCCTTCTTAAGAGGTATTTGGAGTAAAGTCATCGACTTAAGTGATCTTAAGAGGCTGCAAACAGAAATAATTGAAATTATTTGTCAATTTGAGACTATATTCATTCAGGCTTTTTTTGATGTGATGGTCCACCTTTTGATTCACTTGTGCCAAGAAATTGTATTTGGTGGACCGGCCCATGTTCGAAGCATGTGGCCAATTGAGCGCTATTTAAATAAATTGAAATCTTATGTGCGGAATAGATCTAAACCAGAGGGATGTATCGCCGAGGGTTACCTGGCCGAAGAATGCTTGATATTTTGTTCAAGATTCTTGGGTGGCCATGGAGGATCAAAATTTACCAAGGCTGCAAAATTTgaaagttttccagaaaaagtaGAATTTCCTATTGGTTCACGCAGAAATAAAGATGGAAAGGCTGTGAATTTAGTTGAAGTTGAATGGATGGCTATTCATCGTTATATTCTATTCAACTGCGGGAATAAAGAAATTGATAGTTTAATCGA GGAGCATCGAATCTTAATAGAAGGACAAGCCAAGTCAAAAAGATACAATCGTGAGAGAGAACATTCTGAAGATTTTTGGAAATGGATGAAGGGGGAGGTCGGAAAAAAAGATAACATTTCAAAGGAATTGGAAGTGCTTGCAATGGGCCCTAATCAATCAGCGAAGAAGTATAGTGGTTATGTACTTAACGGATATCGATTCCATACAAAGTACCGAGATGCTAAATGTACAACCCAAAATAGTGGGGTATTTCTAACTGCTTTGACTACTAGCTTTGCTAGTTCAAAAGATCAAAATCCACTGGTCGGCGATGTCAATTACTACGGAGCAATTGAAGAGATTTTTGAAGTTGATTATTGGGGAGAATTTTCTGTAGTGGTGTTCAAGTGTTGTTGGTATAAGGAAGAGAAAGATCTATATGGTTTAACTCGAGTTAATTTTAACAGATTATGTCAGAAGTCTGATCCATATGTGCTAGCTTCACAGGTGCAGCAAGTCTTCTACGTAGAAGATCCTACTGAAAAGATGATGTATAATGTTATAAAGAAATTGCCAAGGGATTGGTGCGATGTCGAAGCTGAAAATGCAAATGAAGAAGCCGGGGATCCAGTTTTACATGATTTACACACTAGTGTTCCTCTAGAAATAGACACGGATATTAACTGGTGCAGAGATGATGTCCCAACACGACAAGTCCCCATCAAGGCTAGAATAAACGAAGAAACTACTTAA